A region of Moorena producens PAL-8-15-08-1 DNA encodes the following proteins:
- the acpP gene encoding acyl carrier protein, giving the protein MSEIFDKVQGIVSEQLDVEASEVKPEASFANDLGADSLDTVELVMALEEAFEIEIPDEDAEKIDTVDKAVKYIQEKVGAGAETPA; this is encoded by the coding sequence ATGAGCGAAATTTTCGATAAAGTTCAGGGAATCGTTTCAGAACAGTTGGACGTTGAGGCGAGCGAGGTTAAGCCAGAAGCAAGCTTTGCCAACGATCTGGGCGCTGACTCCTTAGACACAGTTGAATTGGTGATGGCCTTAGAAGAAGCTTTCGAGATCGAAATCCCTGATGAAGATGCGGAAAAGATCGATACTGTTGACAAGGCTGTGAAATACATTCAGGAAAAAGTAGGAGCTGGAGCAGAAACTCCAGCTTGA
- the pyk gene encoding pyruvate kinase, with amino-acid sequence MQSPNSLRRTKIVATIGPASNSPDVLKALIQAGATTLRLNFSHGTHEDHQRNIRLIRQTAFELNQPVAILQDLQGPKIRLGRFENGSIVVNNGDRFTLTSKSMVGKQEISSVTYEPLADEVPAGATILLDDGKVEMRVDEVDREQRALHCTVTVGGPLSNNKGVNFPGVYLSIKALTDKDRRDLMFGLDQGVDWVALSFVRNPQDILEIKELINSAGKQVPVVAKIEKHEAIEQMEAIISLCDGVMVARGDLGVELPAEDVPILQKRLIASANRRGIPVITATQMLDSMVHSPRPTRAEVSDVANAILDGTDAVMLSNETAVGKYPVEAVKTMGRVAVRIEQEQIIGHARDTSRSIPNAISQAVGHIAEQLDAAAIMTLTKTGATARNVSKFRPQTPILAVTPHVDVARQLQLVWGVRPLLVLDLPSTGQTFQAAMSVAQEKQLLTERDLVVMTAGTIQGVAGSTDLIKVEVVKAVLGQGVGIGQGSVSGVARVAGTDGDLPNFNHGEILVAPSTNAKFVEVIRKAAGIITEEDSITSHAAVIGLRLGVPVIVGVKNATQLIRDGAILTLDTQRGLVYSGTLGASPSDGLLMT; translated from the coding sequence ATGCAATCGCCAAATTCCCTACGTCGGACAAAGATTGTCGCCACAATTGGCCCTGCGAGCAATAGCCCAGATGTTCTCAAGGCACTAATTCAAGCTGGTGCCACCACTTTACGACTTAATTTTTCCCATGGCACCCACGAAGACCATCAGCGCAATATTCGCCTGATTCGCCAGACGGCCTTTGAACTCAATCAGCCTGTAGCGATCCTGCAAGACTTGCAAGGACCGAAAATTCGCTTGGGGCGGTTTGAAAACGGTTCCATTGTTGTCAACAATGGCGATCGCTTCACCTTAACCAGCAAATCCATGGTTGGTAAACAGGAAATCAGTTCAGTTACCTACGAACCCCTAGCGGACGAAGTGCCTGCGGGAGCCACCATCCTATTAGATGATGGCAAAGTTGAGATGCGGGTAGATGAGGTAGACCGAGAGCAACGAGCCTTGCACTGTACCGTTACCGTCGGTGGACCCCTCTCAAATAACAAGGGAGTTAACTTCCCTGGTGTCTACCTATCCATCAAAGCTCTAACCGATAAAGACCGACGAGATTTAATGTTTGGTTTGGATCAAGGTGTGGATTGGGTAGCACTCTCCTTTGTTCGGAATCCTCAGGACATATTAGAAATCAAAGAACTGATTAACAGTGCTGGCAAGCAGGTACCCGTCGTTGCCAAAATTGAAAAGCATGAAGCCATAGAGCAAATGGAAGCAATTATCTCCCTGTGCGATGGGGTGATGGTTGCTCGGGGTGACTTAGGGGTAGAACTGCCAGCAGAGGATGTACCAATCTTACAAAAGCGACTGATTGCCTCAGCCAATCGACGGGGAATCCCAGTCATCACTGCCACTCAAATGTTGGACAGTATGGTTCACTCGCCCCGACCAACTCGTGCAGAAGTTTCTGATGTAGCTAATGCTATCCTTGATGGCACTGATGCAGTCATGCTCTCTAACGAAACTGCTGTTGGTAAATACCCAGTAGAAGCGGTAAAGACTATGGGCAGGGTTGCGGTGCGCATTGAGCAAGAACAGATCATCGGTCATGCTCGTGACACCAGCCGTTCCATTCCCAATGCTATATCCCAGGCAGTTGGTCACATTGCGGAGCAGTTAGATGCAGCAGCCATCATGACTCTGACCAAAACTGGTGCTACAGCACGGAATGTTTCTAAATTCCGACCCCAGACTCCCATATTAGCAGTAACACCCCATGTAGATGTGGCTCGACAACTCCAGCTAGTTTGGGGGGTCAGACCTTTGTTAGTCCTGGATTTACCCTCAACTGGTCAGACCTTCCAAGCCGCAATGAGTGTGGCTCAGGAAAAACAGCTTCTAACAGAAAGAGATTTGGTGGTCATGACCGCAGGGACAATCCAAGGTGTGGCTGGGTCAACAGACTTAATTAAAGTAGAAGTAGTCAAAGCAGTTTTGGGTCAGGGAGTTGGTATTGGTCAGGGATCAGTAAGTGGTGTTGCTCGGGTGGCTGGCACTGATGGTGATTTACCTAATTTCAACCACGGAGAAATCCTAGTGGCTCCTTCAACCAATGCCAAATTTGTGGAAGTTATTCGCAAGGCAGCAGGAATTATCACTGAGGAAGATAGTATAACTAGCCATGCAGCAGTGATTGGCTTACGCTTAGGTGTGCCAGTAATTGTGGGGGTGAAGAATGCGACCCAATTGATTCGGGATGGGGCAATTTTGACTCTGGACACACAGCGGGGTTTAGTTTATTCTGGTACCCTTGGGGCTAGCCCCAGTGACGGGTTACTAATGACTTGA
- the tkt gene encoding transketolase yields MAVATQSLEELCINSIRFLAIDAVEKAKSGHPGLPMGAAPMAFVLWDRFMRYNPKNPNWFNRDRFILSAGHGCMLQYALLYLTGYDGVSIDALQQFRQLGSVTPGHPENFETDGVEVTTGPLGQGIANGVGLAMAEAHLAARFNKPDATIVDHYTYVILGDGCNMEGVSGEACSLAGHLGLGKLIALYDDNHISIDGSTDLAFTEDVGKRFEAYGWHVLHVESGNTDLEAINDAIAAAKAVTDKPSLIKVTTTIGYGSPNKANSHAVHGAALGGDEVAATRQHLGWEYEPFVVPDDALKHLRKAVERGTEAEAAWNQTLADYKAKYPEQAAQFEQITSGQLPEGWEKALPTYTPEDKGVATRKHSQATLNALAPVLPQLIGGSADLAPSNLTLLNISGDFQKGQYENRNLRFGVREHGMGAICNGIALHNSGLIPYGATFLIFTDYMRAAIRLSALSEAGVIWVMTHDSVALGEDGPTHQPVETIASLRTIPNLVVLRPADGNETSGAYKVAIERRNAPTLIAFTRQGLPNLAGSSIEAATKGAYVLSDSDGTPDIILIGTGSEVSLCVQGAEKLREEGKKVRVVSMPSWELFEAQDEAYRESVLPKAVTKRLGVEAGVSFGWCRYLGTEGDMISIDRFGVSAPGGDAMEKFGYTVENVVAKAKALLG; encoded by the coding sequence ATGGCCGTTGCAACCCAGTCTCTCGAAGAACTTTGCATCAATTCCATCCGCTTCTTGGCGATTGATGCTGTAGAAAAGGCCAAGTCTGGTCATCCTGGGCTGCCCATGGGGGCGGCTCCTATGGCATTCGTGCTTTGGGACCGTTTTATGCGGTATAACCCCAAAAATCCCAATTGGTTCAACCGCGATCGCTTCATCTTGTCGGCTGGTCATGGCTGTATGTTGCAATACGCCTTACTTTACCTAACTGGCTATGATGGTGTAAGCATAGACGCTCTTCAGCAGTTTCGCCAGTTGGGATCGGTGACACCTGGACACCCAGAAAACTTTGAAACCGATGGGGTTGAAGTAACTACTGGTCCATTGGGACAGGGAATTGCCAATGGTGTGGGTTTGGCAATGGCAGAAGCTCACTTAGCTGCTAGGTTCAACAAACCGGATGCTACCATTGTCGATCATTACACCTACGTCATTCTTGGTGATGGTTGCAACATGGAAGGGGTGTCTGGTGAAGCCTGTTCTTTAGCGGGTCACCTAGGACTTGGTAAACTCATCGCTCTCTACGATGACAACCATATTTCTATCGATGGCTCTACGGACTTAGCCTTTACTGAAGATGTGGGTAAGCGCTTTGAAGCGTATGGCTGGCACGTCCTACATGTAGAAAGTGGTAACACTGACCTTGAAGCTATCAATGATGCCATAGCAGCAGCCAAAGCCGTAACAGATAAGCCGTCTTTGATTAAGGTAACCACCACCATTGGCTATGGTTCTCCTAACAAAGCTAATTCACACGCTGTCCATGGTGCAGCTTTAGGTGGGGATGAAGTGGCGGCCACTCGCCAACACCTGGGATGGGAATATGAACCCTTTGTAGTTCCAGATGATGCTCTCAAACATTTACGGAAAGCTGTGGAACGGGGTACGGAAGCGGAAGCTGCCTGGAATCAAACCCTAGCTGATTACAAAGCAAAGTATCCTGAACAAGCAGCACAATTTGAGCAAATTACCAGTGGCCAACTCCCGGAAGGATGGGAAAAAGCCCTGCCCACCTACACGCCGGAAGACAAGGGAGTAGCAACCCGTAAACATTCTCAAGCCACTCTCAATGCACTCGCTCCCGTACTGCCTCAATTGATTGGTGGTTCCGCTGACCTTGCTCCCTCCAATCTCACTTTATTGAACATATCTGGGGATTTCCAGAAAGGGCAATATGAAAACCGGAACCTGCGCTTTGGCGTCCGGGAACATGGTATGGGAGCGATTTGCAATGGCATTGCCCTTCACAACTCTGGTTTGATTCCCTATGGAGCCACCTTCCTGATTTTCACCGACTATATGCGGGCAGCAATTCGCCTGTCGGCTCTATCAGAAGCTGGTGTAATTTGGGTAATGACCCACGACTCGGTAGCCTTAGGTGAAGATGGTCCGACACACCAACCGGTTGAAACCATTGCTTCCCTAAGGACTATACCAAATCTGGTAGTCCTTCGACCTGCTGATGGCAACGAAACCTCTGGGGCTTATAAGGTAGCTATTGAGCGTCGTAATGCTCCAACTCTGATCGCCTTTACCCGACAAGGTTTACCTAACCTAGCTGGTAGTTCCATTGAAGCCGCGACCAAAGGGGCTTACGTCCTCTCTGACAGCGATGGCACTCCTGACATTATCCTGATTGGTACTGGTAGCGAAGTGTCACTGTGTGTCCAAGGGGCTGAGAAGTTGCGAGAGGAAGGGAAGAAAGTCCGTGTTGTCTCTATGCCAAGCTGGGAACTTTTTGAAGCCCAGGATGAAGCCTATCGGGAATCCGTCTTGCCCAAAGCAGTGACCAAGCGCCTCGGGGTCGAAGCTGGTGTCAGCTTTGGTTGGTGCCGTTACTTGGGTACCGAGGGGGATATGATTAGCATTGATCGCTTTGGTGTTTCTGCTCCCGGTGGCGACGCTATGGAAAAGTTTGGTTACACGGTTGAAAATGTAGTCGCTAAAGCCAAAGCCTTGTTGGGATAA
- the fabF gene encoding beta-ketoacyl-ACP synthase II translates to MTNFDKKRVVVTGLGAITPIGNTVAEYWEGLLNGRNGIGLISLFDASKHACRIAGEVKGFDPHDYMKRKEAKRMDRFAQLAVSASKQALADAQFEINDLNAEQVGVMIGTGIGGLKVLEDQETVLIKRGPDRCSPFMIPMMIANMAAGQTGIHTGAKGPNSCPVTACAAGSNAVGDAFRLIQRGYAQAMICGGAEAAVTPLAMAGFASARALSTRNDTPESACCPFDIARDGFVMGEGSGILILEELEHALSRGAKIYAEIVGYAMTCDAHHITSPVPGGEGAARAIALTMKDAGLTAEQVSYINAHGTSTPANDKTETAAIKKALGDHAYKVAISSTKSMTGHLLGGSGGIEAVASVMAIAHDQIPPTINLNNPDPECDLDYVPNYSRQQMVEVVLSNSFGFGGHNVTLAFKKYR, encoded by the coding sequence ATGACAAATTTTGATAAAAAACGGGTCGTTGTTACAGGTCTCGGTGCAATTACGCCGATAGGCAACACTGTGGCTGAGTACTGGGAAGGGTTATTAAACGGACGCAATGGTATTGGTTTAATTTCCTTATTTGATGCCTCCAAGCACGCTTGTCGTATTGCTGGCGAGGTGAAGGGCTTTGATCCCCATGACTACATGAAGCGTAAGGAAGCAAAGCGTATGGACCGCTTCGCTCAATTGGCGGTTTCTGCCAGTAAGCAAGCATTAGCTGATGCCCAGTTTGAGATCAATGACCTGAACGCAGAACAGGTCGGTGTAATGATTGGCACTGGCATCGGTGGTCTGAAGGTACTGGAAGACCAGGAAACAGTTCTTATTAAACGTGGACCTGACCGCTGTAGTCCGTTTATGATCCCGATGATGATTGCTAACATGGCAGCTGGTCAGACAGGAATTCATACGGGAGCCAAGGGACCCAATAGTTGCCCAGTTACTGCTTGTGCCGCAGGGTCTAATGCCGTAGGTGATGCGTTTCGCTTAATCCAGCGAGGCTATGCCCAAGCCATGATTTGTGGCGGTGCTGAAGCGGCGGTGACTCCCCTAGCAATGGCTGGGTTTGCATCAGCACGAGCTTTATCTACTCGTAACGATACCCCTGAGTCAGCTTGCTGTCCTTTTGATATCGCTCGCGATGGCTTCGTGATGGGAGAAGGTTCTGGGATTCTGATCCTAGAGGAACTAGAACACGCCCTCAGTCGTGGAGCAAAAATTTATGCCGAAATCGTTGGCTATGCCATGACCTGTGATGCCCATCACATCACATCCCCTGTACCAGGTGGTGAAGGAGCAGCCAGGGCTATAGCACTGACGATGAAGGATGCTGGGTTGACGGCCGAACAGGTTAGCTACATCAATGCCCACGGCACTAGCACACCTGCTAATGATAAAACCGAAACAGCAGCGATTAAAAAAGCTTTAGGAGACCATGCCTATAAAGTAGCAATTAGCTCCACCAAATCCATGACAGGTCATTTGTTGGGAGGGTCTGGTGGCATTGAAGCAGTGGCTTCAGTGATGGCAATTGCCCATGACCAGATTCCACCAACGATAAATTTGAACAACCCAGACCCTGAATGCGATTTGGATTACGTACCCAATTATAGTCGCCAGCAGATGGTAGAAGTAGTGCTATCCAATTCCTTCGGGTTCGGCGGTCATAATGTAACCCTAGCCTTCAAAAAATACCGGTAA